Part of the Thermanaerothrix sp. genome is shown below.
CGTATTTCCAGTGATCCAGATGCGATCCTCCAAGATGCCCTCTTTTACAAGGTTGTCCTTAGACCTTTCTGTGGGGGCAAAGAACAGCGAAGAGATCCTGTCGGTAACCACCCGGTTCATTTCCTCTGGGAAGGGGCGGCTCATGTCACCGCTCCTGAGTCCTGCCTCCACATGTCCAACCGGGATCTGACGGTAGAATGCCGCCAAGGCTGAGGCCATCGTGGTGGTGGTATCGCCATGAACCAGGACCACATGGGGCTTTATCTCATCAAAAAATTCACCCGCTCCGCACAGCACAGAAGAGGTAACATAGTCCAAAGACTGACGTTCCTTCATTACCTTAAGGTCACGATCGGGGCTGAGCCCAAAGGGCTCCAGTGCCTGATACAGCATCTGGGAATGTTGCCCTGTGGCCAGCAAGATCACATTGAGAGACTTTTCTTCTCTGAGAGCCATCACCACCGGCGCCATCTTGATGGCCTCCGGCCTTGTACCAACCACACAGACCACGGTTTTTTTGCCATTGATATCTTCAAAAGTCAACTCTATACCCCCACACATGCTAACATTTAAAACCCAACCTTCCCCTTAAGAAGGAGCATACCCGCAACAACCAAGGATAGATGTATACCCACCAAGACGGCCAAGACCTTGACCTTGTCAAGTCCCATGTCCAGAAGCCGATGGTGCCCGTGGGTTCTGTCGGGCAAAAACGGCGACGCCCCCCGAAGTACCCTGCCAAACATAACTGACAGGGTATCTACCACGGGCAATCCACCAAGCAGGAACAAGGTGATACACAGCCTTATTATCCCAACGCCAGCAAGGCTTCCCCAAGCGTCCCACAATATCAAGCTAGCACACAAAAACCCCAGAAGGGTGCTTCCCCCATCCCCTAAAAACGTCTTCGCCCTTGGAAAGTTCC
Proteins encoded:
- a CDS encoding undecaprenyl/decaprenyl-phosphate alpha-N-acetylglucosaminyl 1-phosphate transferase; this encodes DVYKRQGLTNAFNLIDGMDGLCLSMALVTMGCAMYFLAPFPWVITIGLVLGVMIWNFPRAKTFLGDGGSTLLGFLCASLILWDAWGSLAGVGIIRLCITLFLLGGLPVVDTLSVMFGRVLRGASPFLPDRTHGHHRLLDMGLDKVKVLAVLVGIHLSLVVAGMLLLKGKVGF